Genomic segment of Mucilaginibacter sabulilitoris:
ACCCAAACCCTGGCCAAAAAATACTTTGGTAACGATGAGCCTGTAGGCAAAACAATAACCCTGGGCCAAAAGGATGTACTTAAAGTTACCGGTGTGGTTGATGATTACCCGGCTAATTCGAGCATCAAATGCAATGCGTTGCTTCCGTTAAGCCGGTTTAACCAGCAGGCTTATATTAAAGATGCCAGGAGTTATAACGGTACCAACCGCATATCGTCAATGGATGCCGACTGGATAAATTTTGGATTTGAAACCTACCTGCTCCTGAAACCCAATACCAATATAGCGCAACTGGAAAAAAAGCTGCAAACCATACATGAACGCAATAAACCAGATGATGCACCGGTACCTTACATGGCGCAACCGCTGCTGCAAATGCACCTGTATAAAACCGATGGCAGTAATGGCGGCATTGAAACCGTACGCACCTTTGCTATTGTAGCCATTTTGATACTGGTAATAGCCTGTATCAACTACGTAAACCTGTCTACAGCACGGTCAATGCTGAGGGCTAAGGAAGTGAGCATGCGTAAAATTATCGGTGCAGGTAAGTTTCAATTATTTATGCAGTTTATGGTTGAAACCACCATGCTGTTTCTGATTGCTACCGTATTTGCGGTGGGGTTAATGTACGTGCTCATGCCGTTTTATAACAGTTTTTCGGGCAAGCAGCTGGAATTGGCGATAACCAATTACGAGGTATGGGTATATATTGCGTTAACATTAGCCGGCACGCTTGCCGCGTCGAGCATTTATCCGGCCTTATTATTATCGTCGTTTGAACCTTTGAAGGCGTTAAAGGGACGCGTAACTGCAGGTATTGGCAATGCAGCCTTCAGAAAAGTGCTGGTAGTGCTGCAGTTTACCATATCCATAATGCTTATTATAGGTACGCTGATCATAGGCAAACAATTAAAGTATATCCACGAAAAAAACTTAGGGTACGACAAAGAAAACGTGCTGTCGTTTTCCATGCAGGACATGCAGAAGCATTATGACGCGGTAAAGGCGGAGCTGTTGAAGCAGCCGGGTGTTTTGGCGGTTTCAAGAGGGGGCACCAATATTATTGACAATAACGGCTGGACGGGCGACGCTGACTGGGAGGGTAAATCGCCAAAGGCAAACCTGTTGTTTCACCCTGTATTTGTAGACAAGGATTTTATAAGCTTTTTCAAGATGAAAATGAAAGACGGGAGCGCCTTTACCGGTGTGGTAGCCGATTCAACCCATTATATTTTGAACGAAGCGGCCGTAAGTGCCATGGGCCTTAAAGATCCGGTGGGTAAAACTATACGGATACAAAAAACCCGGGGAACGGTTATAGGCGTGATGAAAGATTTTCACTTCGCAAGCATGCGTAAAAAGATTGAGCCCTCTGTGTTGATTTATAATCCTGATAATTGTTTCCGCATATACATCAAAACAACGGGCAGGGATGCCCAAAAGGCCATTGCTGCTGCCCAGCGCAGCTGGAAGCAGTACAACAATGATATGCCGCTGGCCTATTCGTTTTTAGATGAAAACTTTGATATGCTTTACAAGGCAGATGAACGCACCGGTTCATTATTTAACCTGTTTTCGGCACTGGCCATTGTTATTTCATGTATGGGGCTGTTTGGTTTGGCAACCTACTCGGCACAGGTAAAAACCAGGGAAATTGGTATCCGCAAAGTGCTGGGATCAAGCGTTGCCGGTATTGTGAGGCTTTTGGCTACTGAGTTTATCGTGCTCATCATCATATCTATTTTCATAGCTGTACCTGTAGCCTGGTATGCGATGGATAAGTGGTTGCAGGATTATGCCTATAAAATTAGTATTACGGCCTGGGTATTTGTGCTTGCTGGCGGTGGTGCTACACTTATAGCGCTGGCAACCATCAGTGTACAATCCATAAAGGCGGCATTAATAAACCCTGTTAAAAGTTTACGGAGCGAGTAATTTAGCTAAAAGCGTAACACTGAAGCATAAAGCTGTTCATGTAATATAGTTTGGCTCTTAATATTTAAAATACCATGATTAAAAATTATTTTAAAATAGCCTGGAGAAGTCTGGTTAAAAACAAACTATACTCTGCCATTAATATTGGCGGCTTAGGCGTGGGAATGGCAGTAAGCTTTATGCTGCTGATTTATGTATATAATGAATTTGCTTTTGATGGCTTTCACCAGAAAAAGGACAGGATATACAAGGTTTTAAGAAACCAGCCGGCCAACGGCGAAATATATACCGGCGACGCCACCCCGGTGCCGGCAGCCCCGGCCATTATAAAAGATTATCCAGAAGTAGAGACTGCAGTGCGCGCCACCTGGGGGTACGATCAGTTGTTTAATTACAACAATAAGCCGCTCAAATTTAATTTAATGGCTGCCGATGAATCATTTCTGGATATGTTCACATTTGATTTTGTTAAAGGTAACAAACACGACGCGTTTAAAGACCTGGCCTCGGTTATCATGACAGAATCAGCAGTGAAGGCGCTGTTTGGGGATACCGATCCGATAGGGAAGATGGTAAAGCTTAATGGTAAAGATCTGGTAAAAGTTACCGCTGTTATCAAAGACATGCCTGAAAATTCAACCTTCAGGTCAAAGGCCATTATCTCGTGGAAATTCAATGAATCTGTTCAACCCTGGTTAAAGACCTCCGGGTGGGGTAATTATTCATTTGCAACTTATGTGTTATTAAAACCTGGCGCAAATGTAGATAAGCTTAACCGCGAAATGAAAAAACTGATTACCCGCTATGACGTTAAAAACAAGGAAAATGAGCTGTTCCTTTATCCGTTTACCAGGTGGCATCTATATAGCGAATTTAAAAATGGGGTAAATACAGGCGGCAGTATCGAGTATGTGAGGTTGTTCCTTTTCCTGGCCGTTGGTATTTTACTGATCGCCTGCATCAATTTCATGAACCTGAGCACCGCTCGGTCTGAGCGCCGATCGCGCGAGGTTGGCATCCGTAAGGTGGTAGGAGCCCGGAGAGTAGCCATTGTTCAGCAATTTTTAAGCGAATCTATCCTGACCGCTTTCCTTGCATTTCTGTTAGCGGTTATATTGATGCGGGTGCTGATGCCGTATTTTAATGAGATAATAGGTAAGCAAATGATTGTTCCTCTTGCCAATCAATGGACATGGATAACCGCCATTATGGTAATCCTGATAACCGGCATACTGGCAGGAAGTTACCCGGCCCTGTTTTTATCGTCATTTAAACCGGTAAAGGTTTTAAAAGGTGCAAATAATACCGGTAAAAAAACACTGCATACCAGGCAGATACTGGTGGTTTTACAGTTTATTTTTGCTACCTGCCTTATACTTTCGAGCATACTTATTTACAAACAGATCGACTACATCAAAAACCGGCCCGTAGGCTATGCACAAAATGGTTTAATAGAGCTTGATCTGGAGGGTAATATGATTAAGGAATTTGATAATTTCAGAAGGGATATCATTAATTCGGGTGCAGTGGTGGATGCTGCTACCTCATCGGGCAGTATTGCCAATAATAACAGCAGTACCTGGGGTGTTACCTGGCCCGGGCAACTGGCGGGCGAAGACAAGATACCGATTGACCAAATTGCCACATCCTATCATTTTGTTCCAACCTTCGGCCTGAATATTCTTGCCGGCCGCGATTTTGAAGAGGGCAGACCGGCAGACACTGCCGCTGTTATACTTAATGAAGCAGCTGTTAAAATGATGCACCTGAAAGCTCCTTTAGGACAGATAGTTAAATGGCAGGGTACCTCATGTGCTGTTATCGGGGTTGTTAAAAATTTTGTATGGGGATCACCCTATGAACCTGTAAAACCGGTAATTATAGGCTTTAATAAAGGTTGGGCAAACGCAATAGGCGTACGTTTAAATCCAAAAGCTCCGGTATCAAAAAGCCTGGCAACTGTTGAGGCCATCTACAAAAAGTATAACCCAGAGTACCCTTTCCAATACAAATTTGTTGACGAAACCTTTGGTGAGAAGTTCAAAACAGAAAAATTACTGGGTACTTTGTCGAGCTCGTTCACCGTACTGGCTATCGTGATATCTTGCCTGGGCTTATTTGGCCTGGCATCGTTCTCGGCAGAGCAGCGTAAAAAGGAGATCAGTATCCGTAAGGTACTTGGCGCCAGCATCAGTAACCTGTGGTTCAACCTGTCAAAAGAGTTTTTAATACTCGTTGTCATTTCGTTCGTCATCGGGTCGGCCATCAGCTGGTATTACATGAACAATTGGCTTGGGCATTACACGTATCGTACCAATATGAGTTTATGGGTATTTGCGGCTACCATAGGTGTAAGTGTGGTGGTGTGCCTTCTTACTGTAAGCTGGCAAGCCATAAAAGCCGCCCTGAGTAACCCGGTTAAAAATTTGCGAAGTGAATGAGTAGTGAGTACTGAGTGGTGAGTAGTGAGTGGTGAGTGAAATTTGTCGGACACTATAGCGTAAAAAAATAGATAAGTCCTGATTTAAGAACGTATAACTCAGTACTCACCACTCAGAACTTATAACTCAAAACTCTCAACTCATCACCTTAAAACTGACTCGTCCTAAAAAAACTATACACTAAAACTATTAGTGTAAGATGAAAAAAGAGGAAAAATTAATGCAAATGGTTCGCTTCTCGGAACAGGGTCATTTTCAGGTAGCCGTTCGCGACGAGATTATCAAAGCTATTGAGCATGGCGTTGCCAGAAGTGTGTTTACCAAAAAGTATGGTGTAGCCAGAAGTACTTTATCAGACTGGATGCGCGATCATGGATCGCCTGAATATCAGGCAAAGCGTCAGGGAAAGCATTTGAGTAAAGCAGAAAAGGAAACTATTATACGGTTAATTCAGCAAGGGCAGTTAACGAGGCACCAGGCTAGAAAGACTTATGAATTGGGTGGCGATGTTTTAGTCCGGTGGCTAAAGACAGCTTCCAGAAAAAATCCCGATCTTGTCATAGACTCTCGAAATGCGATGAAGAAAAAAGCCACAGAACAGCCCGATACAGCAGATTCTGAAAAACAGGCTTTGAAAAAAGCTCTCCAGGAAGCGCAATTAAAGATTCACGCCCTTAATACGCTGATCGACGTTGCTGAGGAGCAATTTAAAATAGCCATCAGAAAAAAGCCTGGCGCCAAACAGTCATGATAATTAAGCAAGATTATCCCCAGTTAAGCTGGGAGGTTCTTTGCAGGCTGTTTGGCAAGACCCGTCATGCCCATTACGATCATTTATGGAGAGCGCAGAATGATTCTTTGAAGGAAGACGTCATCCTGCAGTTGGTTTATGAGACCAGGGACTCACTTCCCCGTCTGGGAACCCGAAAAATGATACACATGCTGGCTCCCCGGTTAAAATCCCATGGTATTGTTGTAGGCAGGGATTATTTATTTGATTTGCTGGGCGTTCATAAGCTATTGATCCGGCAACGTAAAAAGAAGGCTTATACAACAGATTCCAGGCATTGGATGCATAAATACAATAACCTAGTAAAAGATTTGCCGGTAGCAAGGCCAGAGCAGGTTTGGGTAAGTGATATGACTTATATCAGGGTAATGAATCAATGGGGCTATTTGTCGCTGATCACAGACGCTTTCTCCAGGAAGATTATGGGTTATTGCTTCCGTGACGATATGCTGGCGCAAGGCTGCCTAGAGGCGTTGCAAATGGCTTTAAATAACCGCATATACCATGACCGCCTGCTTATCCATCATTCTGACAGGGGATCACAGTACTGCTCGAAAGACTATGTAAACGTGCTCCTGTTTCACGGTGTACAAATCAGCATGACACAAAACGGAGATCCATATGAGAATGCATTGGCCGAGCGGATGAACGGGATTATTAAAGAAGAGTTCAATCTCTATAGCAGCTCGCTGAACTTTGAACAGACCCGGCAGAAAATAGAAAAAAGTATCAAGACTTATAACGAGGTCAGGCCACATGGCAGTTGTGACTATCTAACGCCAAGTCAGGCGCATACTCAGCAGCATGCACTTAAAAGGCGTTGGAAAAGCTATCAGCGAAAATGGCAAAAAGAAAACCCTGTAGTTAAGGCTGTCTAAATAAACTCGATTGTAGATCATTATTGTTATTCACAAAAAGGAGGTACCGGCAAAAAGAAAAAAAGAAGCAAAAAAAGAAAAACGGGTTGAAATATGGAAAACTCTGTGAGTTTCCCACATTCCAACCCGGCAAACAAGCCACTGTTCGTTTATGAATTATATTTACTAACCGAACAGGACAGTACTAATCAGGATTAACAAAATCTGATGTATTGTTCAATCAGGATTAACCTAACAAAATGTATAGTCTTTTCAGGACGGGTCAAACTGTATCATATCCGAACAACAGGTGTTCCGGTTGCGTACGTTTGGTTTTGATGTTTTATTTTTAAATTGCTTGTAATTAGTTAGTTGTGTGTTTGGTACGCATTTTACAAGTAGATTTAAAACCAATTACCCTATGTTAAGGAATTACTTTAAAATAGCCTGGAGAAACCTTATAAAACATAAAGTTTTTTCATTAATCAATATTTGCGGCCTTGCCACTGGTGTTGCCGCTTTTTGGCTCATTACTTTATATGTTACCGATGAGTTAAGTTATGACCGTTACAATGCCAAAGCCGACCGGATATTTCGCGTGGTGCAGCATGGCGACTGGAATGGCGGCAAGTTCAATCTGGCAGTGACCTCGGCACCTTATGCCCCGGCATTAAAAAACGATTATCCAGAAGTAGAGGCTGCCATCAGAATTGACGCGGAAGGCGGTGGTAAAATAACTTATGGCGATAAGCAGATCAACGAAGGTAGCATGTTCTTTACAGATAATGCCATCTTTAATGTATTCACCTACCACTTTTTATACGGCGAAGCCAATAATGCTTTGGCAAAGCCACAATCAATAGTATTAACCCAAACCCTGGCACAAGCCCTATTCGGCAACGCAGCAGATGCCGTTGATAAAACTATACTAATAGAGAATACCCCCAATACCGTTACAGCTGTTATTGATGATGTTCCTGTAAATTCGCACTTCACCTTTAAGGCTTTGCGCGCACTGCCGGCTGGTTACACCACGCCCTGGGGTAATGCGAACGTATATACCTATATACTTTTAAAGGAGCATGACGATTTTAAGAAAATTGAAGCAGGCTCCGACGCGTTTTACAACAAATATCTGAAAGGTGGCCGCGGCGCCCGGCATTATAAAATGGAACTGCAGCCGCTTACCTCCATCCACCTTAACTCAAATTTAGATTATGAAATTGGTTCAAACGGTAATATCACTTATGTATATGTGTTTGGCGTAGTTGCCCTGTTGATTTTGGCTATTGCAGTTATCAATTATATAAACCTGACCACAGCCCGCTCATCGGTACGGATTAAGGAAGTAGGTGTGCGCAAGGTAATAGGCTCCAGCAAAAATCAACTGATGCTTATGTTTTTTGCCGAGTCTGTTTTGCTTACCGTGATAGCAACACTGTTAGCCGGGATGATCATTCAACTCGCGCTGCCATATTTTAACCAGCTTTCGGGTAAAAGTTTAATACTGCTTCAGTTTGGATTGACCAAAACAGCGGGTATTGCTATAGCTTTCGCTTTAGTTACCGGTATTTTGAGCGGCTTATATCCGGCCTTGTTACTTTCGGGCTTTGCCACTATTCCGGCCATGAAGGGGCAAACAGGCAGCCAGGCTTCAACTATACTATTCCGCAAATCGCTGGTGGTATTTCAGTTTATAGTTACCATAGTCATGATAGCCGGTTCATGTATCATATACCAACAATTACATTATGTAATGAACAAGGACCTCGGTTTTAATAAGGCGCAGGTGCTTACCTTCCACATTAGTGATAAATCTGCAAGAACCAAGATCGCGGCAATAAAAAACCAGTTGCTGCAAAACCCCTCTGTTGAAAGCGTAGGTGTAGCCGGAAACCCCATTGGTAACAATGATATAGGTTCGGGCGATTTTAATATCAGCAGCGACGGAAAGCCAAATGCCGAATCAAAGTTTGTAGAAAACCTGATTGTGGATGAAGATTTTATCCCAACACTGCAGGTTAAGATGGCAAAGGGGCGCAATTTTTCATCAGCAATGGCTACCGACCAAAAAGACGCCATTATTGTGAACGAAACACTTGTGAATGAGTTAGGCTGGAAAGATGCGGTGGGCAGGTTAGTTCGCAGCGGAGTTGATCAGGATGGTAAAGTCATTACGCAGAAAATTATAGGTGTAGTAAAGGATTTTAATACGTATTCATTACAGCATAAAGTAGCCCCAATGGTTATGAGAATGCCTGCAGCTGCAAACGACGAGGATAATTTATACGTACGGGTAAGCAAGAATAATATACCAGCCACCCTTAATTATATCAGCAAGATATACGGCCGTTTTGATATAGAGAATAAAGTGGAATACCACTTTCTCGATCAGAATTTTGCCAATCAGTACAAGTCCGAGCAAAAACAGGGGAGCATCCTGTTCATATTTACCATCCTGGCTATTTGCATAGCATGCCTTGGCCTTTTTGGCCTGGTAACCTTTACCGCCGAACAGCGGGTTAAGGAAATAGGTATCAGGAAAGTTTTGGGTGCAAGTGTAACCAATATCGTTACCCTGTTGTCGAAAGATCTGTTAAAGCTGGTATTAATCGCCACCGTCATAGCATCGCCGCTGGCCTGGTATGGCATGAGTAAATGGCTGCAGGGTTTTGCTTACCAGGTAGGCGTACAGTGGTGGGTTTTTGCGTTAGCAGGCGCTGCTGCCATATTCATAGCTTTTATAACTATAGGTGCACAATCGGTAAGGGCTGCAACTGTGAACCCGGCTAAAAGTTTGAAGAGTGAATAGGTGAGTGGTGAGTGGTGAGTGGTGAGTAAAATTGAACAGACAAGTTAGGATTTAATGAGAAGATCATGTTAAAAAATTACATCAAAATCGCGTGGCGAAACCTTTATAAGAATAAAGCTTTTTCGCTCATTCATATCCTGGGGCTAACCATGGGCATTACAGTGTGCCTCATGATTTTCCTGTATATTAGTAATGAGTTCAGCTTTGATAACTTTCATAGTAAAGGGAAAAACATTTACCGTGTTATGCGGGGTTTTGATGCTACAAAAGCAAGGGTTCCTTATTTATCGGGACCTTATGCGCCGGCTTTGCTAAATGATTACCCTCAGGAGGTAAAGCAGGCAGTACGTGTTTCTCCCAGGAACGACCTGGTATCATTTGGTGAAAAAGCTTTTAATGAAAAGAAAGTATTTGCCACCGATGCCGGTTTTTTTACATTGTTTTCTTTCCCCTTTATTAAAGGCAATGCCGCAACAGCTCTTAAAGAGCCGGGCAGTATTGTACTTACCGAAACAACAGCTAAACGATATTTTGGCAATGTTGATGATGCCATGGGCAAGGTAGTGCGGATGGATAAAAGCCTGCAATTAAAAGTGACTGCTGTTGTAAAGGATGTTCCGTCAAATTCGCACCTTGATTTTGACATGGTGATGCCTATATCAAACTATGTGCACGATAATGGTTTTGATATATGGATCAATAACAGCATGTATGTTTATGTGCTGCTTGATGAACATATAAGCCAGGCACAGCTGGAAAGCCGCTTCCCGCAGTTTATGGATAAATATATGGGCAAGGATATGGCCCGTATGGGAAGCAAGTTCGACCTTAAACTTACCCCGCTTAAAGATATTTATTTTGAACAGTCATCGGCATTTGATACCGTAAAGCATGGCGACAGAACTGTGGTATTCATATTTATATCCATCGCCATACTCATTATGCTTATTGCCTGTATCAATTTCATGAACCTGTCTACCATAAGGGCGGTAGAGCGATCCAAAGAAGTGGGTATGCGGAAGGTAATGGGCGCTTTGCGTAATCACTTAATTATCCAGTTTATTGGCGAGTCGCTTCTGCTGGCCTTGATTTCATGTGCGCTGTCTGTAGGTTTATTATTAATGCTGATGCCCTGGTACAATCAACTGCTCGGATATACTTTAACAGTGGCCTGGAACCAGCCGCCCATTTATTTGTTCCTGGCAGGCGTAATATTAGTTGTTGGTTTTTTAGCCGGCAGTTATCCTGCGTTTTTCCTTTCGGCGTTTTCGCCAATACAGGCATTAAAGGGAAAATTACGGCTTGGCAGGGGCGGCACGTTCTTTCGGCAGTCGCTGGTGGTAACGCAGTTTAGTATTTCGGTGTTGCTGATCATCAGTACCATCGTTATCATGAACCAGATGAGTTTTGTTAAAAACAAATCATTAGGTTATGATAAAGCCCAAACCGTAATAGTAAGTATCGATAATAATGATATTTATAACCACAGGCGTGCTTTTAAAGACCAACTACAAAATTCGGGCAATGTGGCTTCCGTATCGCTCATGTCGGGCGAGCCGGGAGGTTTTTTCGATGTTCAGGGATTTGAAGCTGAAGGGCAGCATGAAGTATTTAAATCACGATCAGAATTTGCCGATTTCGAATTTGTAAAGACCCTTGGCCTTAAAGTAATAGCCGGCAGGGATTTCTCGCCTCAGTTTGCTACCGATACCACCGAAGCGGTACTTGTAAACCGCACCGCGGCCAAATTGCTTGGTTTTACACCTGAACAGGCCCTCGGCAAATGGATAAAAAACACCGTGCGCGATGATAAGAAGCGTCATATCATAGGCGTAATTGAAGATTTTAATTTCCTGTCGCTCAAAGAAAATATGGACGCCCTGGTAATTTCGCCAAGCGAAGACAAGAGAGTAGCGGTAATAAAATTAAAACCAGGCCATATCAAATCATCATTAGCCGACATTAAAAACATCTACAACGAGGTAGCACCAATTTACCCGTTTGAATATAAATTCCTTGATCAGCAATTTGATGTTACCTATCGTACAGATATCAGGCAGCAAACAATGCTCGGTATTTTTTCGGGGCTGGCTATATTTATCGCATGCCTCGGTTTATTTGGCCTGGCATCATTCACTGCTGCCAAGCGTACCAAAGAAATAGGTGTACGTAAAGTATTGGGCTCATCGGTACAAAATATATTGCTTTTACTATCAAAAGATTTGCTGAAACCAGTATTACTGGCCACAGTAATTGCTATGCCCCTGGGTTATTATTGTATGAACCGCTGGCTGCAGAATTTTGCTTACCGTACGCCATTGCATTGGTGGATATTTGCTTTGGCCGCGGTAGCGACATTCTTAATTGCATTAACTACCATCAGCTTAAAATCGGTAAAGGCAGCACTGGCAAACCCGGTAAATAGTTTAAGGAGCGAATAGGGGTGTCGGGGTTTTGAGTTGTATGATATACAAATCTTATTATTAAGCATTTATTGTAAAATATCATGTTGAAAAATTACTTCAAAACCGCCATTCGCAGCCTGCGGAAAAATACAGGCTTTACAGCTATTAATATTTTAGGCTTGTCTGTTGGGTTAGCCACTTGTTTATTGATTGTATTTTATGTAATTGATGAGGTAGGCTATGACCGGTTCAACAAAAAGGCCGACCGCATTATGCGGGTGAATTTTGAAATAAAGTTTGGCGGCAATCATTCGCGATATGCGCAAACCATGGCCCCGCTTGCGCAGGTTTTAAAAACCGAATTCCCAAACGTAGAAACCACCCTGAGGTTGAAAGGGCGGGGAGGTGTGCATGTTAAAAAAGGGAATGAGAATATTCAGGAAGACCGGATAGTTTACAGCGACCCGGCTTTGTTTGATGTTTTTACCCTGCCTATTATTAATGGCAATGCCGCCACAGCCCTGGTTGAACCTAACAGCGCGGTAATTACCGAAAGTACTGCCAAAAAATATTTTGATCAGACTGATGTAGTTGGCAAAACGCTGGTATTGAATGATCATGAAAATTATAAAATTACAGGTGTTATTAAAGACATTCCCAAACAATCACACTTTAACTATGATTTTTTCCTGTCCATGTCAACCCTCGGCGAGAGTAGGGAAACTACATGGCTGAGCAATAATTTTAATACCTATGTTTTGCTAAAGCCAGGTGTTGATTATAAAAAATTTAACGCCCAGCTGCCGCCAATGATGCGCAGGCACATTAATGTAGAACTGCAAAGTGTTGTTCACTTAACCACGGATGAATTTGAAAAGGCGGGCAACTTCTTCAAAATGGATGTAACACCGCTTACGGATATACACCTTTATTCAGACAAAATAGGCGAACTGGGGCATAATGGCAACATCATGTACATTTACATCTTTTCGGCCATTGCTATATTTATCCTGCTTATAGCTTGCGTTAATTTCATGAACCTCTCTACCGCCCGTTCATCAAACCGGGCACGGGAGGTTGGGGTGCGTAAGGTATTGGGTTCGCCGCGTGGATCATTAATAGCCCAGTTTTTAGCGGAATCTATTCTGGTAACCTTTGTATCAACTCTTATAGCGGTGTTGATGGCGTGGGCCTTTCTGCCCTTATTCAATCAGGTAGCCAGTAAAGAACTTGCCATTACGTTACATTCACTCATTTGGTTAGTTCCGGTAATGATAGCTGTGTCACTGGTTATTGGATGTTTGGCGGGGTTCTATCCAGCGTTTTTCTTATCGGCATTTCAGCCTGTTGATGTGCTTAAAGGAAAGTTATCTACAGGTTTCAAGGGAGGTATGCTCCGCAGTTTTTTAGTAGTTTTCCAGTTCTCTATATCCATTATCCTGATCATTGGTACGCTGGTTATTTATAATCAACTCAAGTACATCCAGAATAAAAACCTGGGTTATGACCGCAACCAGATACTTATTGTAAAAAATACCGGGGCACTTGGCAATCAGGCTAAGATTTTTAAACAGGAAGTTAAACAGCTGCCCGGTGTGGATGATGCCACATTAACAGGCTATTTACCTACCGCAGATTATAGAAATACAAGCGCGCTGTTCCAGGACCCTACGCTTGATCAAAAACGCGGCATTTTACCACAGGTATGGTCGGTTGATGAGGATTATTTGCGTACGCTTAACATCAAGGTAGTTAGCGGCCGTAATTTTTCGACCCAGCTGCATACAGATTCGTCTGCAGTAATTGTAAACGAGACTGCCGTTAGGCTAATGGGACTTAAATCTCCCTTAAACAAACCAATTTACCGCCCTATGGATAGCGGGGGCAAAACCATCAAAAAGTTTAATATTATTGGTGTTGTCAAAGATTTTCATTTTAGCTCATTACGTGATAATATTTCGCCGGTTACCTTGTTTTTGGAAGACAACTATGATGCGCTCAGCGTGCGCACCAACGGCAAAAACGCTCCTGCCTTAATATCAGCCATCGAGAGCAAATGGAAATCGCTGCTTCCCAATCAGCATTTTGCCTATTCATTTATGGATCAGGATTTTGATGCCACCTACCGCACCGAGCAGCGTATAGGCAAAATATCAGTCATATTCACTTCATTGGCCATAGCCATAGCCTGTTTAGGGTTGTTTGGTTTAGCTGCATACGCCGCGGAGCAGCGCACTAAAGAAATAGGCATACGCAAGGTACTCGGAGCCGATGTGTCTGTTATTGTTGCCATGCTGACCAAAGATTTTATCAAACTGGTGTTCATCGCTATATTAATATCGTCGCCGGTTGCCTGGTATTTTATGCACCAATGGCTGCAGGGTTTTGCTTACCGGGTAAATTTTCAGTGGTGGATAGTAGCGCTGGCCGGCATAGGTGCAATTTTGATCGCCTTTTTAACCATCAG
This window contains:
- a CDS encoding ABC transporter permease — its product is MLKNYFKTAIRSLRKNTGFTAINILGLSVGLATCLLIVFYVIDEVGYDRFNKKADRIMRVNFEIKFGGNHSRYAQTMAPLAQVLKTEFPNVETTLRLKGRGGVHVKKGNENIQEDRIVYSDPALFDVFTLPIINGNAATALVEPNSAVITESTAKKYFDQTDVVGKTLVLNDHENYKITGVIKDIPKQSHFNYDFFLSMSTLGESRETTWLSNNFNTYVLLKPGVDYKKFNAQLPPMMRRHINVELQSVVHLTTDEFEKAGNFFKMDVTPLTDIHLYSDKIGELGHNGNIMYIYIFSAIAIFILLIACVNFMNLSTARSSNRAREVGVRKVLGSPRGSLIAQFLAESILVTFVSTLIAVLMAWAFLPLFNQVASKELAITLHSLIWLVPVMIAVSLVIGCLAGFYPAFFLSAFQPVDVLKGKLSTGFKGGMLRSFLVVFQFSISIILIIGTLVIYNQLKYIQNKNLGYDRNQILIVKNTGALGNQAKIFKQEVKQLPGVDDATLTGYLPTADYRNTSALFQDPTLDQKRGILPQVWSVDEDYLRTLNIKVVSGRNFSTQLHTDSSAVIVNETAVRLMGLKSPLNKPIYRPMDSGGKTIKKFNIIGVVKDFHFSSLRDNISPVTLFLEDNYDALSVRTNGKNAPALISAIESKWKSLLPNQHFAYSFMDQDFDATYRTEQRIGKISVIFTSLAIAIACLGLFGLAAYAAEQRTKEIGIRKVLGADVSVIVAMLTKDFIKLVFIAILISSPVAWYFMHQWLQGFAYRVNFQWWIVALAGIGAILIAFLTISFQSIKSALANPVNSLKNE